One genomic region from Kineobactrum salinum encodes:
- a CDS encoding MaoC family dehydratase N-terminal domain-containing protein: MLDRSKIGHEFNSFTTEVEKGRLKFFAKAIGETNPVYTDEAAARAAGYRTIPAPPTFPFSLDLESPEFLPIVRVLQLDLGRVLHGSQEFEYFGMIYAGDHITVSSRIADIYDKKGGALEFVVQENRYTNQHDELVSTATNTLIYRNA, from the coding sequence ATGCTGGATCGCAGCAAGATCGGCCACGAATTCAACAGCTTTACCACCGAGGTCGAAAAAGGCCGCCTGAAATTCTTCGCCAAGGCCATCGGCGAGACCAATCCGGTGTATACCGACGAAGCTGCGGCGCGCGCGGCCGGCTACCGGACAATTCCTGCGCCTCCTACCTTTCCGTTCTCACTGGATCTGGAAAGTCCGGAGTTCCTGCCCATCGTCAGAGTACTGCAGCTGGATCTCGGCCGCGTACTGCACGGCAGCCAGGAATTCGAATATTTCGGCATGATCTATGCCGGCGATCATATCACTGTCAGTAGCAGGATCGCCGACATCTATGACAAGAAGGGCGGTGCGCTGGAATTTGTGGTGCAGGAAAACCGCTACACCAACCAGCACGACGAACTGGTGTCCACGGCCACCAACACCCTGATCTACCGCAATGCCTGA
- a CDS encoding lipid-transfer protein, with protein MTNARIAGVGMVKFAKPGQQEPYRVMASKAIREALNDAGIDYRLVQQAYGSYVYGDSCCAQHALYDVGMSGIPVINVNNNCSSGSTALFLARQAVASGALDCALAFGFEEMQKGALGAGWQDRESPFGPMMRRLDEVSEAPEAPLALRCFGQAGTAYIDKTGASSDIFGRVAVKTRSHAVKNPYSMFTAPLTLEEVMTAPTIFPPYLTRLMACPPSCGAAAAVVCSAAFARKHGIDAGVEIAGQAMVTDLEDSWTDPINLVGAQMTIKAAQNVYEQAGLGPEAVQVVELHDCFTTNEVITYEGLGLCGEGEAEKFIHDGDNTYGGKYVINPSGGLMSKGHPLGATGLAQCTELVWQLRGMAGERQVDGARAALQHNLGLGGAAVVTLYQKV; from the coding sequence ATGACAAACGCACGTATCGCCGGGGTTGGCATGGTCAAGTTTGCCAAGCCCGGCCAACAGGAGCCGTACCGGGTCATGGCATCGAAAGCCATTCGCGAGGCCCTGAATGACGCCGGCATCGACTACCGCCTGGTGCAACAGGCCTACGGCAGTTATGTCTACGGTGACAGCTGCTGCGCCCAGCACGCGCTCTATGACGTGGGCATGAGCGGCATTCCGGTGATCAACGTCAACAACAATTGTTCCTCCGGTTCCACGGCCCTGTTTCTGGCGCGCCAGGCGGTGGCCTCCGGGGCGTTGGATTGCGCCCTCGCCTTCGGCTTCGAGGAGATGCAGAAAGGTGCACTGGGTGCGGGATGGCAGGACCGCGAATCGCCCTTCGGGCCGATGATGCGCAGACTCGACGAGGTCTCTGAGGCCCCCGAGGCGCCGCTTGCACTGCGCTGCTTTGGCCAGGCGGGCACAGCCTATATTGACAAGACCGGCGCCAGCTCTGACATCTTCGGCCGGGTCGCAGTGAAAACCCGCAGCCACGCGGTGAAAAACCCGTATTCAATGTTCACCGCGCCCCTGACGCTGGAGGAGGTGATGACGGCGCCCACGATCTTCCCTCCGTATCTCACCCGCTTGATGGCCTGCCCGCCCAGCTGCGGCGCCGCCGCCGCTGTGGTGTGCAGCGCCGCCTTCGCCCGCAAGCACGGTATCGATGCCGGCGTCGAGATCGCCGGCCAGGCCATGGTCACCGACCTGGAAGACAGCTGGACCGATCCGATCAACCTTGTCGGTGCGCAGATGACCATCAAGGCCGCGCAGAATGTGTACGAACAGGCCGGCCTGGGTCCCGAGGCGGTGCAAGTGGTGGAGCTGCACGACTGTTTCACTACGAACGAAGTGATCACCTATGAGGGCCTGGGTCTGTGCGGAGAAGGCGAAGCCGAGAAATTCATTCACGACGGCGACAATACCTACGGCGGTAAATACGTGATCAATCCCTCCGGCGGACTGATGTCCAAGGGCCATCCGCTGGGTGCCACCGGCCTGGCGCAGTGCACCGAGCTGGTGTGGCAGCTGCGCGGCATGGCTGGCGAACGGCAAGTGGATGGTGCTCGCGCTGCCCTGCAGCACAACCTCGGCCTGGGCGGTGCCGCCGTGGTGACCCTGTACCAAAAGGTGTGA
- a CDS encoding SDR family NAD(P)-dependent oxidoreductase, protein MVEEIRAAGGEAVANYDSVEEGGKIVQSALDNFDRVDVVVNNAGILRDTSFAKMSDTDWELIYKVHVNGAYQVTRAAWPLMLAQGFGRIIFTSSAAGIYGNFGQSNYSSAKSALLGLGRTLALEGGRKNVLSNVIAPVAGSRLTETAFPPEFVKATSPEFVVPLVVKLCSEDSLENGGVFEVGAGWFAKLGLLRTRGVSLGIDAPISAEQVAQQWGQICDFKDAEQVDSLHDSLKVVSEATGIDLLTGGKG, encoded by the coding sequence GTGGTGGAGGAGATCCGCGCTGCCGGCGGCGAGGCGGTGGCCAACTACGACTCGGTAGAGGAAGGGGGCAAGATCGTGCAGAGCGCGCTGGACAATTTCGATCGCGTCGACGTGGTGGTCAACAACGCGGGCATCCTGCGCGACACCAGCTTTGCCAAAATGAGCGACACCGATTGGGAGCTGATATACAAGGTACATGTGAACGGCGCGTACCAGGTTACCAGGGCCGCCTGGCCGCTGATGTTGGCGCAGGGTTTCGGCCGCATCATCTTCACCTCCTCGGCGGCAGGCATCTACGGCAACTTTGGTCAGTCCAATTACAGCTCGGCCAAATCGGCACTGCTCGGCCTGGGCCGCACACTGGCTCTGGAGGGAGGCCGCAAGAATGTGCTCAGCAACGTCATTGCCCCGGTGGCGGGCTCGCGCCTGACCGAGACTGCTTTTCCGCCCGAATTCGTCAAGGCCACCAGCCCGGAGTTTGTGGTACCTCTGGTGGTCAAGCTCTGCAGCGAGGACAGCCTCGAAAATGGGGGTGTGTTTGAAGTGGGCGCAGGCTGGTTTGCCAAGCTTGGCCTCCTGCGCACCAGGGGCGTCTCGCTGGGCATCGATGCGCCCATCAGCGCGGAACAGGTAGCCCAACAGTGGGGTCAAATCTGCGACTTCAAGGACGCCGAACAGGTGGACAGCCTGCACGATAGCCTCAAGGTCGTGAGTGAGGCCACTGGCATCGACCTGCTCACAGGAGGCAAGGGATGA
- a CDS encoding SDR family NAD(P)-dependent oxidoreductase, with the protein MSEIRFDGKVVLVTGAGNGLGRAYALEFARRGARVVVNDLGAAVTARGPVPHRPTRWWRRSALPAARRWPTTTR; encoded by the coding sequence ATGAGTGAAATTCGTTTTGATGGGAAAGTTGTTCTCGTCACCGGCGCCGGGAACGGCCTGGGCCGTGCCTACGCGCTGGAGTTCGCCCGCCGCGGTGCCCGCGTGGTGGTCAATGATCTGGGGGCAGCAGTCACGGCGAGGGGGCCAGTGCCACACCGGCCGACCAGGTGGTGGAGGAGATCCGCGCTGCCGGCGGCGAGGCGGTGGCCAACTACGACTCGGTAG
- a CDS encoding AMP-binding enzyme, whose amino-acid sequence MRSAGRPTYCSTVEIRDADGRALPSGEIGEITVKGPNTMMGYWNKPEQTASTLVDGWVLTGDAGYMDEGGFLFLMDRVKDMIVSGGENVFSAEVESVISRYPAVQEVAVIGVPSEQWGEAVHAIVRLRPGHSCSAQDIVEFCREAIAGYKLPKSVEFREDPLPMTGAGKIQKNALREPHWQSKDRRIQ is encoded by the coding sequence CTGCGCTCCGCCGGACGACCCACTTACTGCTCGACAGTCGAAATCCGCGATGCCGACGGCCGGGCGCTACCGTCTGGTGAAATTGGGGAAATCACGGTCAAGGGCCCCAATACCATGATGGGTTACTGGAACAAGCCGGAGCAGACTGCCAGCACTCTGGTGGACGGATGGGTGCTCACTGGTGATGCCGGTTACATGGATGAAGGCGGCTTCCTGTTTCTGATGGACCGGGTCAAGGATATGATCGTGTCCGGCGGCGAAAACGTGTTCTCGGCCGAAGTGGAAAGCGTCATTTCCCGGTACCCCGCTGTGCAAGAGGTGGCGGTGATCGGCGTTCCCAGCGAACAGTGGGGCGAGGCGGTTCACGCTATTGTGCGCCTGCGCCCGGGCCACAGTTGCAGCGCACAGGACATCGTCGAATTCTGCCGTGAAGCGATTGCCGGCTACAAGCTGCCCAAATCGGTGGAGTTCCGCGAGGACCCTCTCCCGATGACCGGCGCCGGTAAGATCCAGAAGAACGCGCTGCGCGAGCCCCACTGGCAGAGCAAAGATCGCCGTATCCAATGA
- a CDS encoding AMP-binding protein: MHLIQAIQRNAQVSPDTTALQFGERSRSWREIAERVAKLAGALRSHGVKPGDRVAMLGLNSDRYYEYYYAIPWAGAVLVPLNIRWSLQELLYSLDDSGAAVLFIDDAFGEMGQTLMSRSNRIRLAIYTGEREAPTGTLAYEQLVADAEPIAAHDGNCESMAGIFYTGGTTGFPKGVMLSHRNIWTSSMSGLVETELARNGTCTLHAAPMFHLACAMPMWMSTLAGARQVIVPGFDADHVLAEMQRCAVTDTVLVPTMIALLLASDALGDTDLGSLRAIIYGASPMPEGTLRAAMEKLPGVNFRQAYGQTELAPLCSILGPEYHVLDGPWPASCAPPDDPLTARQSKSAMPTAGRYRLVKLGKSRSRAPIP, encoded by the coding sequence ATGCACCTGATCCAGGCCATCCAACGCAATGCGCAGGTCAGCCCCGACACGACAGCCCTGCAGTTCGGCGAGCGATCTCGTAGCTGGCGCGAGATCGCCGAGCGCGTAGCCAAACTAGCCGGTGCCCTGCGTAGCCACGGCGTCAAGCCCGGCGATCGTGTGGCCATGCTGGGGCTGAATTCGGACCGCTACTACGAATATTACTATGCGATACCCTGGGCTGGCGCCGTTCTGGTGCCGCTGAACATTCGCTGGTCGCTGCAGGAGCTTCTGTACTCGCTGGACGACTCCGGGGCCGCGGTATTGTTTATCGATGATGCCTTTGGCGAAATGGGTCAGACACTGATGTCCCGAAGCAACCGCATTCGCCTCGCCATTTACACTGGCGAGCGTGAAGCGCCAACGGGCACGCTGGCTTACGAACAGCTGGTGGCGGATGCAGAGCCGATTGCAGCCCACGACGGCAACTGCGAATCGATGGCCGGCATTTTCTACACCGGCGGCACCACTGGTTTTCCCAAAGGCGTGATGCTGTCACACCGCAACATCTGGACCAGCTCCATGTCGGGACTGGTAGAGACAGAGCTGGCGCGCAATGGCACCTGCACGCTACACGCGGCGCCCATGTTTCACCTGGCCTGCGCCATGCCAATGTGGATGTCCACCTTGGCCGGTGCCCGCCAGGTCATTGTTCCTGGCTTCGACGCCGACCATGTGTTGGCTGAAATGCAGCGCTGTGCTGTGACCGACACGGTGCTGGTGCCTACAATGATCGCCCTGCTGCTGGCCTCCGACGCGCTGGGCGACACCGATCTCGGTTCGTTGCGGGCCATCATCTACGGCGCCTCGCCCATGCCTGAAGGCACCCTGAGAGCCGCCATGGAGAAATTGCCCGGCGTGAATTTTCGTCAGGCCTATGGCCAGACCGAACTGGCTCCCCTGTGTTCGATACTCGGGCCCGAGTACCACGTGCTGGATGGCCCCTGGCCGGCAAGCTGCGCTCCGCCGGACGACCCACTTACTGCTCGACAGTCGAAATCCGCGATGCCGACGGCCGGGCGCTACCGTCTGGTGAAATTGGGGAAATCACGGTCAAGGGCCCCAATACCATGA